TCAAAACCTCTACGCCCGACCAGTTATTGGAAGACGATCAACGTGCCGGGGATGATTGTTGATCGCCCGGGGATCAGCGACCGCGGGGTCGTCGCGCCGGTGACAGCGATCGTTACCGCGATTCATCACTATGCTGGCGATACGGTGGAGACCGGGGACGTGCTCTTCACGCTCAGGTTGGTCGGCGAGTCGTTTCAGACTTCGCAGACCGAACTCTTCAAGGCGATCAAAGATCGCGAAATCGCCCAAGAGCATATCGATCGATTGGATGTATTGGCCAAAGCCGGAGGCGTCGCCGGAGTTCGGATTATCGACTTGAAAAACGAGATGCGCCGCCTTGACGTGACGATCAACGCCTATCGGCAAGACTTGCAAATTCGGGGGCTGACGCAAGCACAAATCAACGCGGTGGCCGGCGGCGAGTTGATTTCAGACGTCGTGATACTCGTGCCTGCGGTCACATCGACCGTCGACTCGCCAGATACGGCGACTCCCGAACCGGGGGTCGTCGAGCGATTGCCGTTCTTTGAAGTGCAGGATGTCGGCGTTCAATTAGGGCAGCAGGTTCAAGCAGGCGAAATGCTCTGCACCTTGTCGCATCATCAGTCGCTGTTCATCGAAGGGCACGCGTTTCGTCGAGAATTGCCGCTCTTACAAAAGGCGGCCGAAGCGGCTCTGCCGATCACGCTGGAACTGACGGAAGACGCCCAGGCCGATTGGGACTCGCCCCTTCCCACGACCACGATTCATCACATCTCCAACACGTTAGACGCCCAAAATCGGACCGCATCCTTCTATTTGACGCTCGAAAATCAATATCGAAGTTATCAGCGGGACGGCAAGCATTTGTTCATCTGGCGATTTCGACCCGGCCAACGCGTGCGACTGCGAATCAATACCGAGCAGTTGAAAAACGTGTTTGTCCTGCCGGCCGACGCGGTCGTGCAGGAAGGCGCCGAGTCCTATGTATTTCGCCACAACGGCGACTTGTTTGAGCGGCGGCCGGTGCGCGTGGTGCAACAGACGCAAGACGAAGTTGTCATCGCCAATGACGGTAGCGTTCCGACTGGTATCTACGTCGCTCAGTCAGGAGCGGTGCAGTTAAATCGAGCGTTGAAATCAGCGAGCGGATCGGCGCCAGCCGGCGTGCATGTGCACGCCGACGGTTCGGTCCATTCCAATCACTAAGGAGCCGCGATGTTAGACGCAGTCATTCGATTTTCGCTGCGGCATCGGCCGCTCATCTTGGTGCTGTCGATCGCCGTCATGATCTATGGCAGCTATTTGGCGACGACGATGCCGATCGACGTATTTCCCGATTTGGATCGCCCGCGTGTGGTGATTTTGACTGAGTGTCCCGGTCTCTCTCCGGAAGAAGTGGAAACGCTCGTGACGCAACCGATCGAGCAAGCGGTGCTCGGCGCGAACGGCGTCGTCTCGGTGCGCAGCCAGTCCAGCACGGGACTGGTCGTGATCTACATCGAATTCGCCTGGGATACCGAGATCCGCGCGGCTCGACAGGTTGTCCAGGAACGCTTGGCGATGGTCGCTGGCGTCATGCCGCCAGGGATTCAACCGCTACTCGCTCCGCCGACGTCGATCATGGGGCAAATTATGCATGTCGGCGTGCATCGTCAAGCTGGCCCCAGCGGCGGTAAATTGGCCCCGCTTGGCGAGACAAAGTTACTTGCCGAATTGCTCCCCAGCGGACAACTGAAAGTTTGGCGACCAATCGATCGCCGCCAACCCCAGAACTGGGAAGAGTTGCCGATCGACTCTTGGGGAGAAGTCGATGTTGCGTCGATCGTCCTGGGAGAGGAAACGACGCGCCGCTTTCAAATTGTGGTGAACGGAGATGCGTATAGCGTTCCCTTCCTGTCCGACTTTGACCAAGCGATGCAGTTGCGAACCATCGCCGATTGGATCGTCCGACCGCGGCTATTGCAAATCTCAGGCATCGCCGAAGTGATCGTATTGGGAGGAGAGAAAAAACAATATCAAGTAGCGGTCGATCCGACGGCGCTGCTCGATTTCGGCGTCAGCTTGAAGCAAGTAGAAGATGCGGTTCGTCGTAACAATGTAAACGCCAGCGGCGGATATACGCTGGAAGGACAACGAGAGCGACCGATTCGCGTCATCGGACGGTTGGGGCCAGAACCGGCGCAAGTGTTGGTTGACTTGCGGAAGATCTCGGTCGACGCCAGCGGCCGGCGGCCGGTATTGCTGCAGCAAGTCGCCGAAGTTGGAGAAGGCGCGCCTGCGAAACGGGGAGACGCCAGCATCGATGGGCTCGGCGGGATCGTCATCACGCTGGTCAAACAGCCGCATGTCGATACTCGCGGCTTGACCGATAACATTCATGCGGCGTTGGCCGACGTAGAAGCATCCTTGCCCGCAGATATTTTGGTCAATCGTGATCTGTTTCAATTAAAGAGCTTCATCGATCGCGGCATTTACTATGTTGGTGAAGCGCTCGTCATCGGGGCGATTCTGGTTGTGATCGTGTTGGCGTTGTTTCTGTTGAATTTTCGCACCACCTTCATCACGCTATCGGCGATTCCCCTTTCGTTGGCGACTACCATCCTGGTCTTTCGCGCGATTAGCTATCTGACAGGGCAAGAGCTCTCGATCAATGTCATGACCCTCGGCGGTCTGGCGGTTGCGATGGGAGAACTGGTGGATGATGCGATTGTCGATGTCGAGAACATCTATCGACGATTGAAAGAGAACAACTCACTCACGTCGCCAAAGCCGGCGCTGCAAGTCGTTTATCAGGCAAGCCGCGAAATTCGCAGCGCCATCGTCTTCGGCACGGCGGTCGTGATCCTCGTCTTTATGCCGTTGTTCGCCATGTCAGGGGTGGAAGGCCGATTGTTTACGCCGTTGGGGATTGCTTACATCGTCTCGATTTTGTCGTCGTTGGTCGTCTCGCTAACAGTGACGCCGGTCCTCTCCTACTATCTGTTGCCGCAGTCGAAAACGACTCACACGCATGACGACGGCTGGTTGCTGCGATCCTTAAAATATTGGGCCAGTTATCTGATCCGCGCGAGTCTGCGATTCGCGACGCCGCTGCTGATCACGACCTGGATGTTGGTAGCGCTAAGCGGTTGGCTGCTGACTCAGATCGGAGCCGACTTTTTACCGCAGTTCGACGAAGGGAGCGTGCAGATCAATTTGACCCTGCCGGCCGGTTCGTCCCTGCAAGCTTCGAGCGACGCCG
The nucleotide sequence above comes from Blastopirellula sp. J2-11. Encoded proteins:
- a CDS encoding efflux RND transporter periplasmic adaptor subunit, which gives rise to MVKYFKIISLLVVIGGIVGLALTHERWVPLLSTPQNKAETVSAASESSASPPNEQVLLSKQAQQNLGLTSKPLRPTSYWKTINVPGMIVDRPGISDRGVVAPVTAIVTAIHHYAGDTVETGDVLFTLRLVGESFQTSQTELFKAIKDREIAQEHIDRLDVLAKAGGVAGVRIIDLKNEMRRLDVTINAYRQDLQIRGLTQAQINAVAGGELISDVVILVPAVTSTVDSPDTATPEPGVVERLPFFEVQDVGVQLGQQVQAGEMLCTLSHHQSLFIEGHAFRRELPLLQKAAEAALPITLELTEDAQADWDSPLPTTTIHHISNTLDAQNRTASFYLTLENQYRSYQRDGKHLFIWRFRPGQRVRLRINTEQLKNVFVLPADAVVQEGAESYVFRHNGDLFERRPVRVVQQTQDEVVIANDGSVPTGIYVAQSGAVQLNRALKSASGSAPAGVHVHADGSVHSNH
- a CDS encoding efflux RND transporter permease subunit, which produces MLDAVIRFSLRHRPLILVLSIAVMIYGSYLATTMPIDVFPDLDRPRVVILTECPGLSPEEVETLVTQPIEQAVLGANGVVSVRSQSSTGLVVIYIEFAWDTEIRAARQVVQERLAMVAGVMPPGIQPLLAPPTSIMGQIMHVGVHRQAGPSGGKLAPLGETKLLAELLPSGQLKVWRPIDRRQPQNWEELPIDSWGEVDVASIVLGEETTRRFQIVVNGDAYSVPFLSDFDQAMQLRTIADWIVRPRLLQISGIAEVIVLGGEKKQYQVAVDPTALLDFGVSLKQVEDAVRRNNVNASGGYTLEGQRERPIRVIGRLGPEPAQVLVDLRKISVDASGRRPVLLQQVAEVGEGAPAKRGDASIDGLGGIVITLVKQPHVDTRGLTDNIHAALADVEASLPADILVNRDLFQLKSFIDRGIYYVGEALVIGAILVVIVLALFLLNFRTTFITLSAIPLSLATTILVFRAISYLTGQELSINVMTLGGLAVAMGELVDDAIVDVENIYRRLKENNSLTSPKPALQVVYQASREIRSAIVFGTAVVILVFMPLFAMSGVEGRLFTPLGIAYIVSILSSLVVSLTVTPVLSYYLLPQSKTTHTHDDGWLLRSLKYWASYLIRASLRFATPLLITTWMLVALSGWLLTQIGADFLPQFDEGSVQINLTLPAGSSLQASSDAAAIVDQKLSPLLLSDANPQGELRHFVRRTGRAELDEHAQPVNMSEYILSMNPKVEHSRDESIERLLEELKKDLPGVDVEIDQPLAHLISHMLSGVYAHVAIKIYGDDLNVLQRLARQVKGEISDVPGITTPVIESQVFVDELHIVLRPDALALYGLDRQEVADFVQTALQGETVSQVLEGSRRFDLVVRLRKQERTDYFSLQNLRIDLPNGAGQIKLADVADFTAGKTGPNQLMRENVRRRMVVRCNTQGRDLGSVVADIEHRVQSRIRLPEGYYVEYGGQFESQRSATLMIGLMAIVSLVGVFVVLLMLHSSVRIVLQILNAIPTAFIGGVAALVITEQTLTVASLVGFVSLGGIAVRNGILLVTHYFHLMEQEGESFSAAMIMRGSLERLAPVLMTALTAGMGLLPIVAGGQKPGLEILYPVATVIMGGLITSTFCEFLIHPGLFWKFSGRDAIRLAQGEHDEEAMLQ